Proteins encoded within one genomic window of Triticum aestivum cultivar Chinese Spring chromosome 2D, IWGSC CS RefSeq v2.1, whole genome shotgun sequence:
- the LOC123055041 gene encoding G-type lectin S-receptor-like serine/threonine-protein kinase At1g11410, with amino-acid sequence MVFCVVGCVSRFIIKKIGTRRLQGRPQRAIEEAKPFADENAFGSNSLKGAVLSSPLIEFSTVLSATNNFNDKLGAGGFGPVYKGRLPDGQEIAIKRLSNSSSQGSEEFKNEVTVLSKLQHRNLVRLFGCCVHGEEKMLVYEYMPNNSLDSFIFDETKRSVLGWKLRYNIIQGIGKRLLYLHQDSTLRIIHRDLKASNVLLDDDFIPKISDFGMARIFGEYQRQALTHRIVGTYGYIAPEYAMEGKFSEKSDVFSFGVLILEIVCGRRNSSLIDHEWSMNLVGHAWTLWQEGRPSELIDALMGTTYSKDEVWRCIQVGLLCVQELPGDRPAMPLVLRMLCGDVGVPAPKRAAFFVGRAPADDKDTESGNHLTYTELEGR; translated from the exons ATGGTTTTCTGCGTAGTTGGATGCGTGTCGAGGTTCATCATCAAGAAAATAG GCACAAGGAGACTACAAGGGAGGCCACAAAGGGCCATTGAAGAAGCTAAACCATTTGCAGACGAAAACGCATTCGGAAGCAATTCACTGAAAGGAGCAGTTCTGAGCTCACCTTTGATTGAGTTCAGCACAGTTCTTTCAGCAACAAACAATTTCAACGACAAGCTTGGCGCTGGTGGATTTGGTCCAGTTTACAAG GGGAGACTACCAGATGGCCAGGAAATCGCTATCAAGAGGCTGTCGAACAGCTCCAGTCAGGGATCAGAAGAGTTCAAGAACGAGGTGACTGTTCTGTCCAAACTGCAGCACCGAAACTTGGTTAGGCTTTTTGGTTGCTGTGTTCATGGAGAAGAGAAGATGCTGGTGTATGAATACATGCCTAACAACAGCCTTGACTCTTTCATCTTTG ATGAAACTAAGAGATCAGTGTTGGGTTGGAAATTGCGGTACAATATCATTCAGGGGATAGGGAAAAGGTTACTGTACCTTCATCAGGATTCCACGCTGAGAATTATCCATAGGGACCTGAAAGCGAGCAATGTTCTGCTTGATGATGATTTCATCCCCAAGATATCTGACTTCGGCATGGCGAGAATTTTCGGTGAATATCAACGTCAAGCCCTTACTCACCGAATCGTTGGAACCTA TGGCTATATCGCCCCAGAGTACGCGATGGAGGGCAAATTCTCAGAGAAATCCGACGTCTTCAGTTTCGGCGTGTTGATCCTGGAGATCGTGTGTGGCCGTAGGAACAGCTCCCTCATTGATCACGAATGGTCAATGAACCTCGTGGGCCAC GCATGGACGCTGTGGCAGGAAGGCAGACCCTCAGAGCTCATCGACGCGCTGATGGGCACCACATACTCTAAGGACGAGGTCTGGAGGTGCATCCAGGTGGGTCTCCTGTGCGTGCAGGAGCTGCCGGGCGACAGGCCGGCCATGCCTCTCGTGCTCAGGATGCTGTGTGGCGACGTCGGAGTTCCCGCTCCGAAGCGTGCCGCGTTCTTCGTCGGAAGAGCTCCTGCCGACGACAAGGATACCGAATCAGGGAACCACTTGACCTATACTGAATTGGAAGGCAGGTAG
- the LOC123055042 gene encoding exocyst complex component EXO70A1: MASQPPGTDDSIADLGLRRLEAADEAVRRWASRGAAVEDSHGVSYSAGLAVAVKDLISLRSGGGLYARRAEIALQDAMVHLEGDFRQVLGSGTYLYPPGSLQESLHGCIAPFMRSFSYSSIPNLEDLSISSFSTSTSDESRTYGTGYSRVSVCMEKVHMYLIDPEASILLKEIAELMILAGHAPNMCRAYGETRHNMLMQCLSLLGVQIEEKSQNNPAAATANGACSMQLYEKNQKMWIQALRVVVSIVLPEERHACAQIFGCDCKLEEDCFAGAITRCIGQLLAVGSMMTNVKVNDQQYHKVPLLLQMHEELVKLQPSINVLLSGDAKGVISEQASMLLDKLGEEHQVSFWSS; encoded by the exons ATGGCGTCGCAGCCGCCGGGAACCGACGACTCCATTGCCGACCTCGGCCTCCGGAGGCTGGAGGCCGCCGATGAGGCCGTAAGGAGGTGGGCATCTCGGGGCGCGGCCGTCGAGGACAGCCACGGCGTCTCCTACTCGGCTGGTCTTGCGGTGGCGGTCAAGGACCTCATCTCCCTCCGCTCAGGTGGCGGCCTCTACGCCCGACGCGCCGAAATCGCCTTACAG GATGCCATGGTACACCTTGAGGGCGACTTCCGCCAAGTTCTTGGTTCGGGCACATATTTATACCCCCCAGGCAGTCTCCAAGAGTCACTGCACGGCTGCATTGCCCCCTTTATGCGATCCTTCTCATATTCATCAATCCCCAACTTGGAAGATCTCAGCATCTCCTCATTTTCCACAAGTACTAGTGATGAGAGCCGAACATATGGTACTGGATATAGCAGAGTTTCTGTGTGCATGGAGAAAGTACACATGTATCTGATTGACCCTGAAGCTTCAATCTTGCTAAAGGAGATTGCTGAGCTTATGATCCTTGCGGGCCATGCACCAAACATGTGTCGTGCTTACGGAGAAACACGCCACAACATGTTAATGCAATGCCTTTCTCTGCTCGGTGTTCAGATTGAGGAAAAGAGCCAAAATAACCCAGCAGCAGCAACTGCTAACGGTGCATGCAGCATGCAGCTGTATGAGAAGAATCAGAAAATGTGGATCCAAGCACTCAGAGTCGTTGTCAGCATAGTCCTCCCTGAAGAACGCCATGCTTGCGCTCAGATTTTCGGGTGTGATTGTAAGCTGGAGGAGGATTGCTTTGCCGGAGCCATCACGCGGTGTATTGGACAATTGCTCGCAGTTGGAAGTATGATGACCAATGTCAAAGTGAATGACCAGCAATATCATAAAGTACCCCTACTTCTACAGATGCATGAGGAATTGGTAAAGCTTCAACCAAGTATAAATGTCCTCTTGTCTGGTGATGCCAAGGGTGTGATTAGTGAGCAGGCCAGTATGCTTCTCGATAAGCTTGGAGAAGAACATCAAGTCTCCTTCTGGAGTTCCTGA